CGGCAGCGGCGCGACCCGGAACGCCTGCCTCTTACTTCTGGCTTTGGAGCTGTTGCCCCTCATAAGAGACAGCGGGCTCCTCAATTGACGCGGGCTACCTTGCGATCCAAAGGGATGTCAGACTACCGACCCGCCAGCGCCTCGGCGAGATCATCGCACCCCAATGCACGGTATGCCTTGACATACTTCCCGATCAGCCTCTGCTGCAACGGCTCCGGCAAGCGGCGGAACCGCTCGGGATCGGTGTTGTCCGCAAGGTCAGCCAACTTCACGACGAGTGCGCTGTCGTGCCTCCGGATCGCCGCGTAGTAGTCCTCGTCCGGAATGTCCTTGTTCCGCGTCAGTAGCGTCACCACCTCGACGACGTCAGCGGGCACACCGCGCTCGAGGAGATTCTCCGCGGTGATGCCCGAGTCCTCGACCACGTCGTGCAACAGTCCGGCAGCGACGGCGACCTCGTCGCTCGGGTCGATCCTCCGCGACACCGAGCGCGGGTGCTCGATGTAGTCGACCCCCAGCTTGTCGGTCTGGCCACGGTGCGCCTCCACCGCTATCGCATCGGCCAGTGCCAGCAGGCCCTCACGTTCAGATGAATTCACTGTCATCAATTTCTTCCTCCTCGTGATCCGGCATCAGAGTGTCCGGAAGGCTGTATTCGCAACCCAGATCGTCCGGGGACGCGATACCGCAGGTGTCCCGGAACCAGGCGACCACGGCACCCGCGAGGAGCTCCTGGTCGCGACTGAAGATGTATCCGTCGGTGCAGTCCTCGAAGTGTCCGTTCATCAACCATCGGTAGATGGGCAAGCCGCGCGACCTGAAGTCGACCACGTTGAGCCGCAGCAACATCTCGCGCGAACGGCGCAGCATCACGACACCGTCTTCGAGAATCACCGCCTGAACGCAGGCCACATCTTGATCATGTTCCGCGTGGTAGATGAAGTGCGCCGGCCCGATCTCGAAGATCATGCCAACCGGCTTGTCCGTGAGGGAGGTGGCGATCCACTCCGCCATCGCGCGCCATTCACGTATGCCCGACGGGTTGTTTGTGTGTCCCATATCGGTGACCTCCTGCGACTTTCACCCTGACGGTACCGCCGGGGTCTGACATTGCGACGACGTGCGAAACTCGTGCTACGTTCTTTGTAGTCACTTCGACCACTAAAGTAAAGGAGTCGACTATGACGATCGTCGGCTGGCTCGGATCAACCGCGTTCAGCGCGTTCGGCGCACCTACGTCTTGGGCGGAACTATTGGGCTTCGTCACCGGCGCTCTCTGCGTGTACCTCGTTGCACAGCAAAACATCTGGAACTGGCCGATCGGCATCGCGAACAACGTCGTGTTCATCCTGTTGTTCCTGACCGCGGGGCTGTACGCCGACTCGGCACTGCAGGTCGTCTACATCGCGTTGGCCGTCTGGGGTTGGTATCTGTGGATCGCCGGCCGGGAGGCCGCACCGCGCGCGGTCACCGGGACCAGCCGACCGGAGTGGGCCGCGCTCGCCGTGATCGGAGTGCTGGCCACTGCTGTTCTGACCGCGGTCCTGGCGCTGGCCACCGAGTCGGTCGTTCCGTTCTGGGATGCCCTCACAACGACGCTGTCACTGCTGGCCACCTGGGGCCAGGCCAAGAAGCGTTGGGAGTCATGGCTTCTCTGGATCACGGCCGACCTCATCTACGTACCGCTCTACTTCTACAAAGACCTCGTTCTGACCGCGGTGCTCTACGTCGGATTCCTCGCGCTGTGCGTGATGGGCCTGCGGGCGTGGCGTCGGGACATGTCCGCGCCGCCGGTCGCCGTTCCTGTTCTGCAGAGCTGATCATGTACCGGCACGCGTTGGTCATCGGCAAGTTCTATCCCCCACACGCTGGGCATCATGCGTTGATCCGGTTCGCGGCCAGCGTGGCCGAGGAGGTCACGGTGGTGGCGATGCCGTCGGCCGTCGAGTCCATCCCGTTGGCTGATCGTGTCGGATGGTTGCGGGAATCACACCGCGAGAATCCGTCGGTGCAGATCACCGGGATCGTCTGCGATGCCCCCGTCGATCTGAGATCTCGCGCGGTGTGGGCAGCACAGGTGGCGTGCATGCGCGCTGCCGTCGCTCAGGTGTCGCCCGACCGCGTGGACGTGGTGGTGAGCAGCGAGGGTTACGGACGCGAGCTGGCGACGTGGTTCGACGCCGCGCACGTGTCCTTTGACCCGGATCGCCGGCGACTCCCCATCTCGGGCACACGGTGTCGCGCCGACCTCGCCGAATCGTGGACCTACCTGGACGCACCGACTAGTGCCGGCCTCATGACGCACGTCGTGGTGCTGGGGTCGGAGTCCACCGGCACGACGACCGTCAGCCAGGCTGTGGCTCAACACTTCCGCGACCGAGGCGGCATCTGGGCGTCGACGCGGTGGGTGCCTGAGTACGGCCGGGACGCGACCGTCGAGAAGCTGGCTCAGCTACGGACCACGTCGGCCGAGGCCGACATGAATGACGTCACGTGGTCCGGCGACGACTTCGCCCACATCGCGCGCACGCAGCAGGGCCGCGAGGACGCGGCGGCACGCGACGGATCGCCACTGCTGGTCTGCGACACCGACGCGTTCACCACGACCATCTGGGAGCGGCGATATCTCGGCCCACACAGTCACCGCGCGGCGCCCGAGGTCCGTGACACCGGCAGCATCTATCTCGTCACCGACCACGAGGACGTCCCCTTCGTGCAGGACGGCATTCGCGACGGTGAGCACGTCCGCGCAGAGATGACCGGATGGTTCATCGATGCGCTGACGCGCAGCGGACGGTCCTGGGTGTTGCTGACCGGTAGCCTCGACGAGCGGATCGCGCTGGCCGTTCGAGTGGCCGACCAGGCGCTGGCCACGCGGTCCACGTTCGCCGATCCGCTGGGAGTGTCATGACCTACGACGCGTCGGAGTTCCCGCCGTTCGCGGTCACCGTTGATCTGGCGGTGCTCACCCTCCGCGAGGGAAAGC
This window of the Williamsia phyllosphaerae genome carries:
- a CDS encoding AAA family ATPase codes for the protein MYRHALVIGKFYPPHAGHHALIRFAASVAEEVTVVAMPSAVESIPLADRVGWLRESHRENPSVQITGIVCDAPVDLRSRAVWAAQVACMRAAVAQVSPDRVDVVVSSEGYGRELATWFDAAHVSFDPDRRRLPISGTRCRADLAESWTYLDAPTSAGLMTHVVVLGSESTGTTTVSQAVAQHFRDRGGIWASTRWVPEYGRDATVEKLAQLRTTSAEADMNDVTWSGDDFAHIARTQQGREDAAARDGSPLLVCDTDAFTTTIWERRYLGPHSHRAAPEVRDTGSIYLVTDHEDVPFVQDGIRDGEHVRAEMTGWFIDALTRSGRSWVLLTGSLDERIALAVRVADQALATRSTFADPLGVS
- the pnuC gene encoding nicotinamide riboside transporter PnuC gives rise to the protein MTIVGWLGSTAFSAFGAPTSWAELLGFVTGALCVYLVAQQNIWNWPIGIANNVVFILLFLTAGLYADSALQVVYIALAVWGWYLWIAGREAAPRAVTGTSRPEWAALAVIGVLATAVLTAVLALATESVVPFWDALTTTLSLLATWGQAKKRWESWLLWITADLIYVPLYFYKDLVLTAVLYVGFLALCVMGLRAWRRDMSAPPVAVPVLQS
- a CDS encoding HD domain-containing protein, which produces MTVNSSEREGLLALADAIAVEAHRGQTDKLGVDYIEHPRSVSRRIDPSDEVAVAAGLLHDVVEDSGITAENLLERGVPADVVEVVTLLTRNKDIPDEDYYAAIRRHDSALVVKLADLADNTDPERFRRLPEPLQQRLIGKYVKAYRALGCDDLAEALAGR